From Amycolatopsis sp. YIM 10, the proteins below share one genomic window:
- a CDS encoding carboxymuconolactone decarboxylase family protein, whose amino-acid sequence MTPLPIRLALRRTLKQVRHVRPVRPRSATGLVKAVYRQVERDFGMLAPPTALHSPAPEVLAAAWTILRESLIAGRTASRAAKEAVASAVSVRNACPYCVEVHSATMAGLMSTTDATAISDDNIETVADPEIRAVAAWARGDGSVELPAAQAAELIAVAFTFEYLNRVVHVFLGPSPLPPEVPENAKRFVRGMLGRFLRPGAEPVPGAALELLPAGGTAPDWADGPLADAFARAFKAFEAAGERALSAEVRELVEGRLRDWTGEPKGLSRSWVEPLVSALPEQDRGPARFALLIAFSAFQVDESIVENVPGGDVVLVEIASWAAFSAARRAVELRGVRAGKEKTAR is encoded by the coding sequence ATGACACCGTTGCCGATCCGGCTCGCGCTGCGCCGGACGCTCAAGCAGGTCCGCCACGTGCGGCCGGTCCGGCCACGCTCCGCGACCGGTCTGGTGAAGGCGGTCTACCGCCAGGTCGAGCGGGACTTCGGCATGCTGGCGCCACCGACGGCGCTGCACTCGCCGGCACCGGAGGTGCTCGCCGCGGCCTGGACGATCCTGCGCGAGTCGCTGATCGCCGGGCGCACCGCGAGCCGGGCGGCGAAGGAAGCCGTCGCCTCCGCCGTTTCGGTGCGCAACGCCTGCCCGTACTGCGTCGAGGTGCACAGCGCCACCATGGCCGGGCTGATGTCCACAACGGACGCCACGGCCATTTCCGACGACAACATCGAGACCGTCGCCGATCCGGAGATCCGGGCGGTCGCCGCCTGGGCGCGCGGGGACGGCTCGGTGGAACTGCCCGCCGCGCAGGCCGCCGAACTGATCGCGGTGGCCTTCACCTTCGAATACCTCAACCGCGTGGTGCACGTGTTTCTCGGACCGTCGCCGCTGCCGCCGGAGGTACCGGAGAACGCGAAGCGATTCGTGCGCGGCATGCTCGGCCGTTTCCTGCGCCCCGGTGCGGAACCGGTTCCCGGTGCCGCGCTCGAACTGCTCCCGGCCGGCGGAACGGCGCCGGACTGGGCGGACGGTCCGCTCGCCGACGCATTCGCGCGGGCATTCAAGGCTTTCGAGGCGGCGGGGGAGCGCGCGCTCTCGGCCGAGGTTCGAGAACTGGTCGAAGGCCGGCTGCGCGACTGGACCGGCGAACCGAAGGGCCTGAGCCGTTCGTGGGTGGAGCCGCTGGTTTCCGCGCTGCCCGAACAAGATCGCGGTCCGGCCCGCTTCGCGCTGCTCATCGCGTTTTCCGCGTTCCAGGTCGATGAGTCCATTGTGGAAAATGTGCCCGGCGGCGATGTCGTGTTGGTGGAAATCGCCTCCTGGGCTGCCTTTTCCGCGGCTCGCCGGGCAGTGGAACTGCGCGGGGTGAGGGCGGGAAAGGAGAAGACCGCCCGCTG
- a CDS encoding DUF6239 family natural product biosynthesis protein, producing the protein MSRVTQGPHDHVITFGVTTGTLWLQVLLVAAALTVAACALMRPFFAEQERIARVAVAWAAAVAGVLTLLLTDGLDLPRQFAVVFLAGLGVPLFLARHTEPGTTVPLRMAHRLTPWVLLAAATGASVEFARAWLGAGSDRAGVLLNTGLVIAMVGLSWFAVWRPEPGRAKALADTVGWALASAVVAGTAHVATLTVAAG; encoded by the coding sequence ATGTCGCGGGTGACACAGGGTCCGCACGACCACGTGATCACCTTCGGCGTCACCACCGGCACGCTCTGGTTGCAGGTCCTGCTGGTCGCCGCCGCGCTCACCGTCGCGGCCTGCGCGCTGATGCGCCCGTTCTTCGCCGAACAGGAGCGGATCGCGCGGGTCGCGGTGGCGTGGGCGGCGGCGGTGGCCGGCGTGCTCACGCTGCTGCTCACCGACGGCCTGGACCTGCCGCGGCAGTTCGCCGTGGTCTTCCTGGCCGGACTCGGGGTGCCGCTGTTCCTGGCGCGTCACACCGAACCGGGCACCACGGTGCCGTTGCGAATGGCCCACCGCCTGACGCCGTGGGTCCTGCTGGCCGCGGCGACCGGTGCCAGCGTCGAGTTCGCTCGAGCCTGGCTCGGGGCGGGCTCGGACCGGGCCGGAGTCCTGCTCAACACCGGGCTCGTGATCGCGATGGTCGGGTTGTCCTGGTTCGCCGTCTGGCGGCCGGAACCCGGCCGGGCCAAGGCACTGGCCGACACCGTGGGCTGGGCGCTGGCCAGTGCCGTGGTCGCGGGCACCGCACACGTCGCCACCCTGACCGTGGCCGCCGGATAG
- a CDS encoding FAD-dependent oxidoreductase — translation MTSDKTEVLIVGSGFGGAIAAYHLAAGGAKVTVLERGPWLETKDFDHDFLLGSSYTRAFDFVVGDGMSVLGGNCVGGGSVVYFAAMPRAPRFVFERHGSIGRRMWPAEISRDTLDPWYDRVAEAIPVTQQDWNDVTYSGGLWAAACHHSGRTANPTPVAIDNAKCTNCNWMMGGCRFDAKRSMLTNYLPAAISHGATIRPLHEVQKIERTHDGGYRVHYNIVDDVDYRVHSESGVIEAKIVILAAGAGATPVILQRSEEALGKMPHGVGRYFSGNGERLNTAILNEDKVREVLGLSREDGLAYEANQIGKGPTVACWDRLDEKLPEYSRYSMEQLYFPPGLGTILAQVPGGDAPTWFGKEKKEILKRWRSWLTIFLMTEDDNEGVFGPPPPTGNAFRVSQQMLGRGALKYDPTPNTLSGWAKADAEVKEIMEKDGLATIAPWTNDVVGAYTVHPLASCRIGDDAATSALHPNHELRDHPGIFVTDGSAVPGALTVNPAMTIAALAERAVPGIVKAAQNRGIDVKYGAPSPDGSISGRRGVTKLALSLAGD, via the coding sequence ATGACCAGCGACAAAACCGAGGTCCTCATCGTCGGCAGCGGTTTCGGCGGTGCCATCGCGGCCTACCACCTCGCCGCCGGCGGGGCCAAGGTCACCGTGCTCGAGCGCGGCCCGTGGCTGGAGACCAAGGACTTCGACCACGACTTCCTGCTCGGCTCCTCCTACACCAGGGCCTTCGACTTCGTCGTCGGTGACGGGATGAGCGTGCTCGGCGGCAACTGCGTCGGCGGCGGTAGCGTGGTCTACTTCGCCGCGATGCCGCGCGCGCCGCGGTTCGTCTTCGAGCGCCACGGCAGCATCGGCCGTCGCATGTGGCCCGCCGAGATCAGCCGTGACACCCTCGACCCGTGGTACGACCGGGTCGCCGAGGCCATCCCGGTCACCCAGCAGGACTGGAACGACGTCACCTACTCCGGTGGGCTGTGGGCCGCCGCCTGCCACCACTCCGGCCGCACCGCGAACCCGACCCCGGTCGCCATCGACAACGCCAAGTGCACCAACTGCAACTGGATGATGGGCGGCTGCCGGTTCGACGCGAAGCGCTCGATGCTGACCAACTACCTGCCCGCCGCGATCTCGCACGGCGCCACCATCCGCCCGCTGCACGAGGTGCAGAAGATCGAGCGGACGCACGACGGTGGCTACCGGGTGCACTACAACATCGTCGACGACGTCGACTACCGCGTGCACAGCGAAAGCGGCGTGATCGAAGCGAAGATCGTCATCCTGGCCGCGGGCGCCGGGGCCACCCCGGTGATCCTGCAGCGCTCGGAGGAGGCGCTGGGCAAGATGCCGCACGGCGTCGGCCGCTACTTCTCCGGCAACGGCGAGCGGCTGAACACCGCGATCCTCAACGAGGACAAGGTGCGCGAGGTGCTCGGACTGTCCCGTGAGGACGGACTGGCGTACGAGGCGAACCAGATCGGCAAGGGCCCGACCGTGGCCTGCTGGGACCGGCTCGACGAGAAGCTGCCCGAGTACTCGCGGTACTCGATGGAGCAGCTGTACTTCCCGCCCGGCCTCGGCACCATTCTCGCCCAGGTCCCCGGCGGTGACGCGCCGACCTGGTTCGGCAAGGAGAAGAAGGAGATCCTCAAGCGCTGGCGGTCGTGGCTGACCATCTTCCTGATGACCGAGGACGACAACGAGGGCGTGTTCGGCCCGCCGCCGCCCACCGGCAACGCGTTCCGCGTCTCGCAGCAGATGCTCGGCCGCGGTGCGCTGAAGTACGACCCGACGCCGAACACGCTCAGTGGCTGGGCGAAGGCCGACGCCGAGGTCAAGGAGATCATGGAGAAGGACGGCCTGGCCACCATCGCGCCGTGGACGAACGACGTGGTCGGTGCGTACACAGTGCACCCACTGGCCTCGTGCCGAATCGGGGACGACGCGGCCACCTCGGCGCTGCACCCGAACCACGAGCTGCGCGACCACCCCGGGATCTTCGTCACCGACGGCTCCGCGGTGCCCGGCGCGCTCACCGTCAACCCGGCGATGACCATCGCCGCACTGGCCGAACGCGCTGTTCCCGGAATTGTCAAGGCCGCACAAAATCGCGGAATCGACGTAAAGTACGGCGCACCGTCGCCGGACGGCTCGATCAGCGGACGGCGAGGAGTGACCAAGTTGGCACTGAGTCTGGCGGGAGACTGA
- a CDS encoding DUF5987 family protein, translating to MTLEAYADTIVPGEKRHPDDHAIAGVSEGPGSVEAGAIELLETEATGITAGLDFLVPMLNGHAKAYAEEHGRDLDPSLPEFVALSYEDRVQLILKLTKNGHPEKDGWVSLALFCNMAFDSAPHLSTAQALADGHPGLRAMGITTPDADGLWRFPNYSYGRKLAEVHPDTTPSGSPA from the coding sequence ATGACGCTCGAGGCGTATGCCGACACGATCGTTCCCGGCGAGAAGCGCCATCCCGACGACCATGCCATCGCCGGGGTTTCCGAGGGGCCCGGCTCGGTCGAGGCCGGTGCCATCGAGCTGCTGGAGACCGAGGCCACCGGGATCACCGCCGGGCTCGACTTCCTCGTGCCGATGCTCAACGGGCACGCCAAGGCCTACGCCGAGGAGCACGGCAGGGACCTCGACCCGAGCCTGCCGGAGTTCGTCGCACTGTCCTATGAGGACCGTGTCCAGCTCATCCTGAAGCTGACCAAGAACGGCCACCCGGAGAAGGACGGCTGGGTCAGCCTGGCCCTGTTCTGCAACATGGCCTTCGACAGCGCCCCGCACCTGAGCACCGCGCAGGCCCTCGCCGACGGGCACCCCGGGCTGCGGGCGATGGGCATCACCACGCCCGACGCCGACGGCCTCTGGCGTTTCCCGAACTACTCCTACGGCCGCAAGCTCGCCGAAGTCCACCCGGACACCACGCCTTCAGGGAGCCCCGCATGA
- a CDS encoding cytochrome P450 produces the protein MSLLKRTRDSGGTPRRVPPGPPRSATFRLLKHLAGDRLRLMSEAAGTYGDAVRMAIGPKTLYFFNHPDPAKYVLADNASNYHKGIGLVQAKRALGDGLLTSEGQLWRKQRKIIQPAFQHKRIVAQAGIVAEEGAKLVDRLRSRAGGGPIDITQEMTGLTLGVLGRTLLDADLGAFDAVGHSFEAVQDQAMFEMVTLSMVPMWVPLPKQLRFRAARRELQRVVDALVAHRDATGGAIGDDVLSRLIVSTREEADPAVGEQRMRDELVTLLLAGHETTASTLSWSLHLLDRHPEVAERLRAEAIEVLGDRLPQHEDIRKLVYTNQVISEAMRLYPPVWILPRLALEDDEIAGYHVPAGSDVVVCPYTLHRHPDFWDRPAEFDPDRFAPDATAGRPRYAYIPFGAGPRFCVGNSLGLMEAVFVLAMIARELTLTGVPGHQVVAEPMLSLRAKGGLPMTVRKAE, from the coding sequence GTGAGCCTGCTCAAGCGGACTCGGGACTCCGGCGGCACCCCTCGACGGGTGCCGCCGGGCCCGCCCCGGTCCGCGACCTTCCGGCTGCTCAAGCACCTGGCGGGCGACCGGCTGCGGTTGATGTCGGAAGCCGCCGGAACCTACGGCGACGCGGTGCGGATGGCCATCGGGCCGAAGACGCTCTACTTCTTCAACCACCCGGATCCCGCGAAGTACGTGCTGGCCGACAACGCGTCGAACTACCACAAGGGAATCGGCCTGGTACAGGCGAAGCGGGCGCTCGGGGACGGCCTGCTCACCAGTGAGGGCCAGCTCTGGCGCAAGCAGCGCAAGATCATCCAGCCCGCGTTCCAGCACAAGCGGATCGTGGCGCAGGCGGGCATCGTGGCCGAGGAGGGCGCGAAGCTGGTCGACCGCCTGCGGTCGCGGGCCGGTGGCGGGCCGATCGACATCACCCAGGAGATGACCGGGCTGACCCTCGGGGTGCTCGGCCGGACCCTGCTCGACGCCGATCTCGGCGCGTTCGACGCGGTGGGCCACTCGTTCGAAGCCGTGCAGGACCAGGCGATGTTCGAGATGGTCACGCTGTCGATGGTGCCGATGTGGGTCCCGTTGCCCAAGCAGCTGCGCTTCCGCGCGGCACGGCGGGAACTGCAGCGGGTGGTCGACGCACTGGTCGCCCACCGCGACGCCACGGGCGGCGCCATCGGCGACGATGTCCTTTCGCGACTGATCGTGTCCACCCGGGAGGAAGCGGACCCGGCGGTCGGCGAGCAGCGCATGCGGGACGAGCTGGTCACCCTGCTGCTGGCCGGGCACGAGACGACGGCGAGCACGCTGAGCTGGTCGCTGCACCTGCTCGACCGGCACCCGGAGGTCGCGGAACGCCTGCGGGCGGAGGCCATCGAGGTGCTCGGGGACCGGCTGCCGCAGCACGAGGACATCCGGAAACTGGTCTACACCAACCAGGTCATCTCCGAGGCGATGCGCCTGTACCCACCGGTGTGGATCCTGCCGAGACTCGCCCTGGAGGACGACGAGATCGCCGGTTACCACGTGCCGGCGGGCTCGGATGTGGTGGTGTGCCCGTACACCCTGCACCGGCACCCGGACTTCTGGGACCGCCCGGCGGAGTTCGACCCGGACCGCTTCGCCCCGGACGCCACGGCCGGACGGCCGCGGTACGCCTACATCCCGTTCGGTGCGGGTCCGCGGTTCTGCGTCGGGAACAGCCTCGGCCTGATGGAGGCGGTCTTCGTGCTCGCGATGATCGCCAGGGAACTGACGCTCACCGGGGTGCCGGGCCACCAGGTGGTCGCGGAACCCATGCTCTCGCTGCGCGCGAAAGGCGGCTTGCCGATGACCGTGCGCAAGGCGGAATGA
- a CDS encoding enediyne biosynthesis protein translates to MAEQKPSGPPQNSGGPPRDPKVITALRRFAISMTVFNILGYTVLGFEQPWLWPFIALATGYSVELGLEMINARVEGRAPRFLGSGFKGLVEFLFPAHITSLAVNMLTYPNDQILVMLFGIVVAVGAKWVLRAPVRGRLRHYMNPSNFGIAVILLVFPWASIAPPYHFTENVSGVIDWLIPVLIIVAGTMLNAKLTGRMWLIFGWLSFFALQSVVRGVLLDTAILGALGTMTGVAFVLFTNYMITDPGTTPSKPGSQFAFGAGVATLYGVLTGAGIAYGLFFATAAVCLIRGGFLWALHFVNKARLQFEAEQKAAAEKAKLEAAPPAGTESIPAPVSIAAKAADPPPAEKAA, encoded by the coding sequence ATGGCCGAGCAGAAACCCAGTGGCCCGCCGCAGAATTCGGGTGGCCCGCCCCGCGACCCCAAGGTGATCACCGCCCTGCGCCGGTTCGCGATCTCGATGACCGTGTTCAACATCCTCGGGTACACCGTGCTCGGCTTCGAGCAGCCGTGGCTGTGGCCGTTCATCGCACTGGCCACCGGGTACTCGGTGGAACTCGGGCTGGAAATGATCAACGCCAGGGTCGAGGGCCGCGCACCGCGCTTCCTCGGTAGCGGCTTCAAGGGCCTGGTGGAGTTCCTGTTCCCCGCGCACATCACCAGCCTCGCGGTGAACATGCTGACCTATCCCAACGACCAGATCCTGGTGATGCTGTTCGGCATCGTGGTCGCGGTGGGGGCGAAGTGGGTGCTGCGGGCGCCGGTCCGCGGCAGGCTGCGCCACTACATGAACCCGTCGAACTTCGGTATCGCGGTGATCCTGCTGGTGTTCCCGTGGGCCAGCATCGCGCCGCCCTACCACTTCACCGAGAACGTCTCCGGCGTGATCGACTGGCTGATCCCGGTGCTGATCATCGTCGCGGGCACCATGCTGAACGCGAAGCTGACCGGCCGCATGTGGCTGATCTTCGGCTGGCTGAGCTTCTTCGCGCTGCAGTCGGTGGTCCGCGGGGTGCTGCTGGACACCGCGATCCTCGGCGCGCTCGGCACGATGACCGGTGTGGCGTTCGTGTTGTTCACCAACTACATGATCACCGACCCCGGTACCACGCCGTCGAAGCCGGGCTCGCAGTTCGCCTTCGGCGCCGGGGTGGCGACCCTGTACGGCGTGCTCACCGGCGCCGGGATCGCCTACGGATTGTTCTTCGCCACGGCCGCGGTCTGCCTGATCCGCGGTGGCTTCCTCTGGGCGCTGCACTTCGTCAACAAGGCGCGGCTGCAGTTCGAGGCCGAGCAGAAAGCCGCGGCGGAGAAAGCGAAACTGGAAGCCGCGCCACCGGCGGGAACCGAGTCCATCCCGGCCCCGGTCTCCATCGCGGCGAAGGCGGCCGATCCGCCACCGGCCGAGAAGGCGGCGTGA
- a CDS encoding CRTAC1 family protein has product MTATVHWLRKQLAGIVALVLVAGMFLVSSLPETSAAEQDELAAGYGFAPKSVAMPSGFPQQEIRKVNQDYKDIDAWISSVGAGIAMNDVDGDGLANDLCITDPRIDQVVITPTPGKGDQRYAPFALRTGALPMNDVMAPMGCAPADFNEDGTTDLLVYYWGRTPIVFLGKPEAKGMPLDANCFVPVELVPGSTASTYNGPQWNSNAVAIDDFDGDGHIDIYLGNYFPHSPVLDPSVKGGVEMNDSLSNASNGGEDYFFRWTGANATGVQYQQLDDVIPLDLSKGWVLGAAANDVDGDLLPELYLAQDHGKDAMLHNRSTPGNIKFEPIVDSKTPLVPKSKRIGGDSFKGMSAEWADLDRNGLYDLFVSNITTSFGIEESNFQFMNTAGSQSELRAKLQAGDAPWEDKSTDLGTAWSGWAWDIKSEDFNNSGKPAIAQATGFVKGEINRWPQLQELATANDLTVHDPAWWPNMVKGDDVAGSQRLAFFAPKADGTFVNLSERLGLDVPVPTRGIATGDADGDGRIDMAVARQWDQPVFYQNTAPAAGEFLGLKLTHPDGAPVVGAQVCVKTADGRMIVGRVDGGSGHSGKRSNDVHIGLGDVRGAQEVKLQWRDRSGQAHEQDLKLNPGWHSLQLDTQAKER; this is encoded by the coding sequence ATGACCGCGACAGTCCACTGGCTGCGCAAGCAGCTGGCCGGGATCGTTGCCCTCGTCCTCGTGGCGGGCATGTTCCTGGTCAGCAGCCTGCCGGAGACGTCGGCGGCCGAGCAGGACGAGCTGGCCGCCGGCTACGGCTTCGCGCCGAAGTCGGTCGCCATGCCCAGCGGCTTCCCGCAGCAGGAGATCCGGAAGGTCAACCAGGACTACAAGGACATCGACGCCTGGATCTCCTCGGTGGGCGCCGGTATCGCGATGAACGACGTCGACGGCGACGGGCTCGCGAACGACCTCTGCATCACCGATCCGCGGATCGACCAGGTGGTGATCACCCCGACCCCGGGCAAGGGCGACCAGCGCTACGCGCCGTTCGCGCTGCGGACCGGTGCGCTGCCGATGAACGACGTGATGGCGCCGATGGGCTGCGCCCCCGCGGACTTCAACGAGGACGGCACCACCGACCTGCTGGTCTACTACTGGGGCCGCACGCCGATCGTGTTCCTCGGCAAGCCGGAGGCGAAGGGCATGCCGCTCGACGCCAACTGCTTCGTCCCGGTCGAGCTGGTCCCCGGTTCCACCGCGTCGACCTACAACGGTCCTCAGTGGAACAGCAACGCGGTCGCCATCGACGACTTCGACGGTGACGGGCACATCGACATCTATCTCGGGAACTACTTCCCGCACAGCCCGGTCCTCGACCCCTCGGTCAAGGGCGGCGTGGAGATGAACGACTCGCTGTCGAACGCCTCCAACGGCGGCGAGGACTACTTCTTCCGCTGGACCGGCGCGAACGCGACGGGCGTGCAGTACCAGCAGCTCGACGACGTGATCCCGCTCGACCTGTCCAAGGGCTGGGTGCTCGGTGCCGCCGCGAACGACGTCGACGGTGACCTGCTGCCCGAGCTGTACCTGGCGCAGGACCACGGCAAGGACGCGATGCTGCACAACCGGTCCACCCCGGGCAACATCAAGTTCGAGCCCATCGTGGACAGCAAGACCCCGCTGGTGCCGAAGTCCAAGCGCATCGGTGGCGACTCGTTCAAGGGCATGTCGGCGGAGTGGGCCGACCTCGACCGCAACGGGCTGTACGACCTGTTCGTCAGCAACATCACCACCTCGTTCGGCATCGAGGAGAGCAACTTCCAGTTCATGAACACCGCGGGCAGCCAGTCCGAACTGCGGGCGAAGCTGCAGGCCGGTGACGCGCCGTGGGAGGACAAGAGCACCGACCTCGGCACCGCGTGGTCCGGCTGGGCCTGGGACATCAAGTCCGAGGACTTCAACAACAGCGGCAAGCCGGCCATCGCCCAGGCGACCGGGTTCGTCAAGGGCGAGATCAACCGCTGGCCGCAGCTGCAGGAGCTGGCCACCGCGAACGACCTGACCGTGCACGACCCGGCCTGGTGGCCGAACATGGTCAAGGGTGACGACGTGGCGGGCAGCCAGCGGCTGGCCTTCTTCGCCCCCAAGGCGGACGGCACCTTCGTCAACCTGTCCGAGCGGCTCGGCCTCGACGTGCCGGTGCCCACCCGCGGCATCGCCACCGGTGACGCCGACGGCGACGGCCGGATCGACATGGCCGTGGCCCGCCAGTGGGACCAGCCGGTCTTCTACCAGAACACCGCGCCGGCGGCCGGTGAGTTCCTCGGCCTGAAGCTGACCCACCCGGACGGTGCGCCGGTGGTCGGTGCCCAGGTCTGCGTGAAAACCGCGGACGGCCGGATGATCGTCGGCCGCGTCGACGGCGGCAGCGGCCACTCGGGCAAGCGCAGCAACGATGTCCACATCGGACTCGGGGATGTGCGGGGCGCCCAGGAGGTCAAGCTGCAGTGGCGCGACCGCAGCGGTCAGGCCCACGAACAGGATCTGAAGCTGAACCCGGGCTGGCACTCGCTCCAGCTCGACACGCAGGCCAAGGAGAGGTGA
- a CDS encoding DUF1702 family protein, protein MGNGWRALRRRILTPNVVETTLDKRGFHKKSPAAQELLEKVGRVFLEGYAYAVEAKTTADAMERLDAMPERWRGFAYEGAGMGWAMLDGLPLPGKGRTEQSLVSGGDPHNYLIYVGVGWAMARLPKFRWPDPENFDPLLRWLVLDGYGFHQAYFRTHKYINEQYQDERFTWPVASPYANRAIDQGIGRALWFIGGTDAELVTSMVRDFPESRHSDLYGGIGLAATYAGGADPAELRYLRDHAGDHRWMLAQGSAFAAEARVRAGLLVPHSEAAAEILCGTDAVTAAKVTQDVRPATPVDGAVPAFETWRQQIANEFVSIGGVHL, encoded by the coding sequence TTGGGTAATGGCTGGCGCGCGCTACGGCGCCGCATTCTGACTCCGAACGTGGTGGAAACCACTTTGGACAAAAGGGGTTTCCACAAGAAGAGCCCGGCCGCGCAGGAACTGCTGGAGAAGGTCGGAAGGGTCTTCCTCGAAGGGTATGCGTACGCGGTCGAAGCGAAGACGACCGCCGACGCGATGGAGCGCTTGGACGCGATGCCGGAGCGCTGGCGTGGGTTCGCCTACGAAGGCGCGGGCATGGGCTGGGCGATGCTCGACGGCCTGCCGCTGCCCGGCAAGGGCCGGACCGAGCAGAGCCTGGTCAGCGGCGGCGATCCGCACAACTACCTGATCTACGTCGGCGTCGGCTGGGCGATGGCGAGGCTGCCGAAGTTCCGCTGGCCCGACCCGGAGAACTTCGATCCGCTGCTGCGCTGGCTGGTGCTCGACGGCTACGGCTTCCACCAGGCCTACTTCCGCACCCACAAGTACATCAACGAGCAGTACCAGGACGAGCGGTTCACCTGGCCGGTCGCGTCGCCGTACGCGAACCGCGCGATCGACCAGGGCATCGGCCGCGCGCTGTGGTTCATCGGCGGCACCGACGCCGAGCTGGTCACCTCGATGGTGCGCGACTTCCCCGAATCGCGGCATTCCGATCTCTACGGCGGGATCGGGCTGGCCGCGACCTACGCCGGTGGCGCGGATCCGGCCGAGCTGCGGTACCTGCGTGACCACGCCGGTGACCACCGCTGGATGCTCGCGCAGGGCTCGGCCTTCGCCGCCGAGGCCCGCGTGCGCGCCGGACTGCTCGTGCCGCACTCCGAGGCCGCCGCGGAGATCCTCTGCGGCACCGACGCGGTCACGGCCGCCAAGGTCACCCAGGACGTCCGGCCGGCCACGCCGGTCGACGGTGCGGTGCCCGCCTTCGAAACCTGGCGTCAGCAGATCGCAAACGAGTTCGTTTCCATTGGAGGTGTTCACCTATGA
- a CDS encoding DUF1702 family protein: MSTLLGSLRRRVLAPSFKAVSFAGRGFAVEPTDATARLEAIPQSVVAGFEWGIDSPGQWDLERRLDLVEAEYRGFAYEGATMASAVLDAMSFRPSSRTRDLLLGPGQPHIFLTYIGIGFAMARLPRPLWKKIVPDISGTPYHPTMSWLAVDGYGFDRAYFDTKKIVDRQHVLKPYPWDGHPAYFGRAVDQGIGRALWFINGGHPENVAAAVAKFAPERHGDLWSGVGLAATFAGGAGAVGLTWLRTPAGQHAPELALGAVFATKARTYSGFVPAHTETGIRALAGVSIEDAVRIADETEVAHEEGTSATPAYEIWRERIRREFSTSKLRSVA, translated from the coding sequence ATGTCGACCCTGCTCGGCTCCCTGCGGCGACGCGTGCTCGCCCCTTCGTTCAAGGCGGTCAGCTTCGCGGGCCGCGGCTTCGCGGTGGAACCCACCGACGCCACCGCGCGACTCGAAGCCATTCCCCAGTCGGTGGTCGCCGGATTCGAGTGGGGCATCGACAGCCCCGGTCAGTGGGACCTCGAACGGCGGCTGGACCTGGTCGAGGCCGAGTACCGCGGCTTCGCCTACGAAGGCGCGACGATGGCCTCGGCGGTGCTGGACGCGATGAGCTTCCGCCCGTCGAGCCGGACCCGCGACCTGCTGCTCGGCCCCGGTCAGCCGCACATCTTCCTGACCTACATCGGGATCGGGTTCGCGATGGCCCGGCTGCCGCGGCCGCTGTGGAAGAAGATCGTGCCGGACATCAGCGGCACCCCGTACCACCCGACGATGAGCTGGCTGGCCGTCGACGGGTACGGCTTCGACCGCGCCTACTTCGACACGAAGAAGATCGTGGACCGGCAGCACGTGCTCAAGCCCTATCCGTGGGACGGCCACCCCGCCTACTTCGGCCGCGCGGTGGACCAGGGCATCGGGCGCGCGCTGTGGTTCATCAACGGCGGGCACCCGGAGAACGTGGCGGCGGCGGTGGCGAAGTTCGCCCCGGAGCGCCACGGCGACCTGTGGAGCGGGGTCGGGCTGGCAGCCACCTTCGCCGGTGGTGCCGGCGCGGTGGGCCTGACGTGGCTGCGAACGCCCGCCGGGCAGCACGCGCCGGAGCTGGCGCTGGGCGCGGTGTTCGCCACGAAGGCGCGCACCTACTCCGGTTTTGTGCCGGCGCACACCGAGACCGGGATCCGCGCACTGGCCGGAGTGTCCATTGAGGACGCTGTGCGGATCGCGGACGAAACCGAGGTGGCGCACGAGGAAGGAACCTCGGCCACTCCGGCGTACGAAATCTGGCGCGAGCGCATTCGGCGTGAATTCTCCACCTCGAAACTGCGCTCCGTGGCTTGA